The region GAGCCTCGGCCTTCAGGGGATCCTGCTGCGCGCGGCGATCGCGGGGATCTGTCTCCTGCCGCCGACGATTCTGATGGGGGCGACCTTCCCCGCCGTCTCGCGATGGTTTGTCGCCACGCCGCGCGGACTCTCGGGCCTCGGCGTCCTGTACGCGGCGAACCTGGTGGGCGCCGTCACGGGAGCGCTCCTCGCGGGGTTCTACCTCCTCCCGGTGTACGACGTGCGGGTCGCCACCGGCGTCGCGGCCGCGCTGAACTTCATCGCGGGGGCGGCCGGTCTTGCCCTCGCGCGGCGCGCCCCCCACGAACCCCGGCCCGCCCTGGCCGACCCCGGGTCACCCGGGAGCGGCGAAGATCGCGTCGTGCTCCTCGTGATCGCCCTGTCGGGGATGACGGCGCTCGGCGGGCAGGTGATCTGGACGCGGCTCCTCGCGCTTCTCTTCGGAGGGACGTCGTACACCTTCGCGATCATCCTCGCGGTCTTCCTCGCATGCCTCGGGATCGGCAGCGCGCTCGCCTCCGCGCGGATCC is a window of Acidobacteriota bacterium DNA encoding:
- a CDS encoding SAM-dependent methyltransferase, encoding MRTRETKEHETLLALLFLISGCAALIYEVIWLQLLRLVIGASAISVGILLASFMVGMFLGSLASSRWIPRTLHPIRVYARLELGVGILGLLLPWFVLSVGDVYLRHASLGLQGILLRAAIAGICLLPPTILMGATFPAVSRWFVATPRGLSGLGVLYAANLVGAVTGALLAGFYLLPVYDVRVATGVAAALNFIAGAAGLALARRAPHEPRPALADPGSPGSGEDRVVLLVIALSGMTALGGQVIWTRLLALLFGGTSYTFAIILAVFLACLGIGSALASARI